A window of Ruania suaedae contains these coding sequences:
- a CDS encoding lamin tail domain-containing protein, translated as MRRTLSLAALAALVGTATTGTLLAGPADAADTDVVINEVQSNSADDSPDFVELTNTGDDPVDISGWIIRDDDDDHTFAIDAGTVLEPGDFAVFETNEIDDGFGLGSNDMARLFTADGVTLVDSYAWTDHAFSEGRVPDGTGEFTDTEPTPGAANVERDAPQSYDAEESVAVNEVMSDDPDGGEDWVELINHGDAEVDLSGWILRDDDDLSALPIAAGTTLEPGEFLVIETGVTDDGFGLGKNDMIRLYLADGLGLVDSYAWTEHAFTEGRVPDGTGPFVDATATRGSANVARDSANPIVINEVESNGGIGDWVELANTDTEQSLDLTGWTIIDNDPTHEPVELSGEIESGGYLAVMTEPNFGLGNPDSVTLRDAEGTVVDSVSWQDHAPITLGRCPDMTGAFADTSEATFELANACEEITAPEIDAEPWPFADEITDAVAAGTFGEDMSGVDIATDGTVYAVNNGTSELVTMALDGDQYVVTAAQVVTYPDGGGEPDTEGVTVTADGQIFVSTERDNAAGGTSRPSVLRVDTETGTATHEWNLAEITGPLSANGGLEGIEWISDADATALGVRDAEGGEYDPAAFGEHFGGIFAVAVESTGDIHLVVLEGDGTSTHLQSVAPSEAMPAAMGLDWRAGANELWVLCDEACDNRTSVLAFDGGELTRSATYHAPTGMNPDYTNEGIAFAWCDVNAAADPGVLWISDTAHDGVSLRAAAGEECVEPVDPDPTDPTDPDPTDPTPTPDEDLTEDTRGSVTAPATAEPGERIEVTVAGSEGEQVHVWLHSEPVLLATATMAENGTVAVTIPADADLGDHQVVVQAADGTLIGWAPLELVAGEAADDEAPQGEGSLAETGSAVGPALAVGGLGTALLGLMLVATRRRLLG; from the coding sequence GTGCGCCGCACGCTCTCCCTCGCCGCCCTCGCCGCCCTCGTGGGCACCGCGACCACCGGCACCCTGCTCGCCGGCCCCGCTGACGCCGCCGACACCGATGTGGTCATCAACGAGGTGCAGTCCAACAGCGCCGACGACTCCCCCGACTTCGTCGAGCTCACCAACACCGGGGACGACCCCGTCGACATCTCCGGCTGGATCATCCGCGACGACGACGATGACCACACCTTCGCCATCGACGCGGGCACCGTGCTCGAGCCGGGCGACTTCGCGGTGTTCGAGACCAACGAGATCGACGACGGCTTCGGGCTGGGCTCCAACGACATGGCCCGGCTGTTCACTGCCGACGGCGTCACCCTGGTCGACTCCTACGCCTGGACCGACCACGCCTTCAGCGAGGGGCGGGTGCCCGACGGCACGGGCGAGTTCACCGACACCGAGCCCACCCCCGGGGCCGCGAACGTGGAGCGGGACGCGCCGCAGTCGTACGACGCCGAGGAGAGCGTCGCCGTCAACGAGGTCATGTCCGATGACCCCGACGGCGGTGAGGACTGGGTGGAGCTGATCAACCACGGCGACGCCGAGGTTGACCTCTCCGGATGGATCCTGCGCGACGACGACGACCTGAGCGCCCTGCCGATCGCCGCGGGAACCACGCTCGAGCCCGGCGAGTTCCTGGTGATCGAGACGGGCGTCACCGACGACGGTTTCGGCCTGGGCAAGAACGACATGATCCGGCTCTACCTCGCCGACGGCCTGGGCCTGGTGGACTCCTACGCCTGGACCGAGCACGCGTTCACCGAGGGGCGCGTGCCCGACGGCACCGGCCCCTTCGTCGACGCCACCGCCACGCGCGGATCGGCCAACGTCGCCCGTGACTCCGCCAACCCGATCGTCATCAACGAGGTCGAGTCCAACGGCGGGATCGGGGACTGGGTGGAGCTGGCGAACACCGACACCGAGCAGTCGCTCGACCTGACCGGCTGGACGATCATCGACAACGACCCCACCCACGAGCCGGTCGAGCTCTCCGGTGAGATCGAGTCCGGTGGGTACCTGGCAGTCATGACCGAGCCGAACTTCGGCCTCGGCAACCCGGACAGCGTCACCCTGCGCGACGCCGAGGGCACCGTGGTCGACTCGGTGAGCTGGCAGGACCACGCGCCGATCACCCTCGGCCGCTGCCCCGACATGACCGGCGCGTTCGCCGACACCTCCGAGGCCACCTTCGAGCTGGCCAACGCCTGCGAGGAGATCACCGCGCCGGAGATCGACGCCGAGCCGTGGCCGTTCGCCGACGAGATCACCGACGCCGTCGCCGCCGGCACCTTCGGTGAGGACATGTCGGGCGTCGACATCGCCACCGACGGCACGGTGTACGCCGTCAACAACGGCACCTCCGAGCTGGTCACCATGGCCCTCGACGGTGATCAGTACGTGGTCACCGCCGCCCAGGTGGTGACCTACCCCGACGGCGGAGGCGAGCCGGACACCGAGGGCGTCACCGTGACCGCGGACGGGCAGATCTTCGTCTCCACCGAGCGCGACAACGCTGCCGGGGGCACCAGCCGGCCGTCGGTGCTGCGCGTGGACACCGAGACCGGCACCGCCACGCACGAGTGGAACCTCGCCGAGATCACCGGCCCGCTCAGCGCCAACGGCGGCCTCGAGGGGATCGAATGGATCTCCGACGCCGACGCCACCGCGCTCGGGGTCCGCGACGCCGAGGGCGGCGAGTACGACCCCGCCGCGTTCGGTGAGCACTTCGGCGGCATCTTCGCCGTGGCGGTGGAGTCCACCGGTGACATCCACCTGGTCGTCCTCGAGGGCGACGGCACGTCCACCCACCTGCAGTCCGTCGCCCCGAGCGAGGCCATGCCCGCGGCGATGGGCCTGGACTGGCGGGCCGGCGCCAACGAGCTGTGGGTGCTGTGCGACGAGGCGTGCGACAACCGCACGTCGGTGCTCGCCTTCGACGGCGGCGAGCTCACCCGCTCGGCCACCTACCACGCCCCGACCGGGATGAACCCGGACTACACCAACGAGGGCATCGCCTTCGCCTGGTGCGACGTGAACGCGGCCGCGGACCCGGGGGTGCTGTGGATCTCCGACACCGCGCACGACGGCGTCTCCCTGCGGGCGGCAGCGGGCGAGGAGTGCGTCGAGCCGGTGGACCCCGACCCCACTGACCCAACTGACCCTGACCCCACCGACCCCACGCCGACCCCGGACGAGGACCTCACCGAGGACACGCGTGGCAGCGTCACCGCCCCGGCGACGGCGGAGCCCGGGGAGCGGATCGAGGTCACCGTGGCGGGCAGCGAGGGTGAGCAGGTGCACGTCTGGCTGCACTCCGAGCCGGTGCTGCTGGCCACGGCAACCATGGCCGAGAACGGGACGGTCGCCGTCACCATCCCGGCGGACGCCGATCTCGGCGACCACCAGGTGGTGGTCCAGGCCGCCGACGGCACCCTGATCGGGTGGGCACCGCTGGAGCTCGTGGCCGGCGAGGCCGCGGACGACGAGGCGCCGCAGGGCGAGGGCTCCCTCGCCGAGACGGGCTCCGCCGTCGGGCCGGCGCTGGCGGTCGGTGGCCTCGGCACCGCCCTGCTCGGACTGATGCTCGTGGCCACCCGGCGTCGCCTCCTCGGCTGA
- a CDS encoding RecQ family ATP-dependent DNA helicase translates to MTSTAEILARTIRSVAGPEAAPRPDQERAVVELVDHGRRVLVVQATGWGKSAVYWGATAALRERGSGPTLVVSPLLALMRDQIAAAERAGLRAATINSTNIEEWDGVLAALTAGEIDVLLISPERLSNPRFAERLPQLLASTGMLVIDEAHCVSDWGFDFRPDYQRLTRTLLQLSPGTPVLATTATANTRVTEDVATQLGEQTVTLRGSLARASLRLAVVPGLSPLERYAWVAEALRQLPGSGIVYALTVAEAERVTGFLRAQGLDVAAYTGQTENRTELEDRLRDNQVKALVATSALGMGYDKPDLAFCVHLGSPASPVAYYQQVGRAGRALDDALAVLVPSDADERIWEYFATAGIPDPDQVEQVLTVLAREGGTDEDGRPVAVSESAISTGTGIRPGRLATQLKILAVDGAVERVRGGWAGTGQGWHFDEQKWSALKTVRADEADLMRRYAHGEGCLMQFLQQALDDPDPRPCGRCSVCDGRLPPPGARPSEEQVTAARQHFRGLDSRVEPRKLWPSRLEGVRGKIGPVIGEGRAIAFADDPAWGETLARLWDADNEAPPEILEAAVATLRRWAPHWQRPTAVVPMPSRRYPRLVGSVAEHLAQVGRLPLVHALEVTGPPPSQEAASGVRVSELLERTRVVEGVELAGPVLLVDDTIRSRWTVTVAADLLARAGGGPVLPFAIHQLP, encoded by the coding sequence ATGACATCGACAGCCGAGATCCTCGCCCGCACGATCCGTTCCGTCGCCGGTCCGGAGGCGGCCCCGCGCCCGGACCAGGAGCGCGCGGTGGTCGAGCTCGTCGACCACGGCCGCCGGGTGCTGGTGGTCCAGGCCACCGGCTGGGGCAAGTCGGCGGTCTACTGGGGTGCGACGGCGGCGCTGCGCGAGCGTGGTTCGGGCCCGACACTCGTGGTCTCGCCACTGCTGGCGCTGATGCGCGACCAGATCGCCGCTGCCGAGCGCGCCGGTCTGCGGGCGGCCACCATCAACTCGACCAATATCGAGGAGTGGGACGGGGTGCTGGCGGCGCTCACTGCCGGGGAGATCGACGTGCTGCTCATCTCCCCCGAGCGGCTGTCCAACCCCCGCTTCGCCGAGCGGCTGCCACAGCTGCTGGCGAGCACCGGCATGCTCGTGATCGACGAGGCGCACTGCGTCTCGGACTGGGGCTTCGACTTCCGCCCCGACTACCAGCGCCTCACCCGCACGCTGCTCCAGCTCTCCCCGGGTACCCCCGTGCTGGCCACCACCGCGACGGCGAACACCCGCGTGACCGAGGACGTCGCCACCCAGCTGGGTGAGCAGACCGTGACGCTGCGCGGGTCCCTCGCGCGCGCCTCGCTGCGGCTCGCCGTGGTGCCGGGCCTGAGCCCGCTGGAACGCTACGCCTGGGTGGCCGAGGCCCTCCGGCAGCTGCCCGGCTCCGGGATCGTCTACGCGCTCACGGTCGCCGAGGCCGAGCGGGTCACCGGGTTCCTGCGGGCCCAGGGGCTCGACGTGGCGGCCTACACCGGGCAGACGGAGAACCGGACCGAGCTGGAGGACCGGCTGCGCGACAACCAGGTCAAGGCGCTCGTGGCGACCTCCGCACTGGGCATGGGCTACGACAAGCCCGATCTGGCCTTCTGCGTACACCTGGGCTCCCCGGCGTCCCCGGTGGCGTACTACCAACAGGTCGGGCGGGCCGGACGTGCGCTCGACGACGCCCTCGCGGTGCTGGTGCCCTCGGACGCAGACGAACGCATCTGGGAGTACTTCGCCACCGCCGGCATCCCGGACCCCGACCAGGTCGAGCAGGTGCTCACCGTGCTCGCCCGCGAGGGCGGGACCGACGAGGACGGCCGGCCGGTGGCGGTCTCGGAGTCGGCGATCTCCACGGGCACCGGGATCCGGCCCGGCCGGCTGGCCACCCAGCTGAAGATCCTCGCCGTCGACGGCGCGGTCGAACGGGTGCGCGGCGGGTGGGCCGGCACCGGCCAAGGCTGGCACTTCGACGAGCAGAAGTGGTCGGCGCTGAAGACGGTCCGGGCGGACGAGGCGGATCTGATGCGCCGCTACGCCCACGGCGAGGGCTGTCTGATGCAGTTCCTGCAGCAGGCACTCGATGACCCCGACCCGCGCCCGTGCGGGCGCTGCTCGGTCTGCGACGGACGCCTCCCTCCCCCCGGTGCACGACCGAGCGAGGAGCAGGTGACCGCGGCACGGCAGCACTTCCGCGGCCTGGACAGCAGGGTCGAGCCCCGCAAGCTCTGGCCCTCCCGCCTCGAGGGCGTACGCGGGAAGATCGGGCCGGTGATCGGTGAGGGGCGGGCGATCGCCTTCGCCGACGATCCCGCCTGGGGCGAGACGCTAGCCCGGCTGTGGGACGCCGACAACGAGGCGCCACCGGAGATCCTGGAGGCCGCCGTCGCCACCTTGCGCCGGTGGGCGCCACACTGGCAGCGCCCGACGGCGGTGGTCCCCATGCCCTCGCGGCGCTACCCGCGACTGGTCGGATCGGTGGCCGAACATCTGGCACAGGTGGGCCGGCTGCCGTTGGTGCACGCGCTCGAGGTCACCGGCCCTCCCCCCTCGCAGGAGGCCGCGTCCGGCGTCCGGGTGTCCGAGCTGCTCGAGCGCACCAGGGTCGTCGAGGGCGTCGAGCTGGCCGGCCCGGTGCTGCTCGTGGACGACACGATCCGGTCGCGCTGGACAGTCACGGTCGCCGCAGATCTGCTGGCCCGGGCCGGCGGCGGGCCGGTGCTGCCGTTCGCGATCCACCAGCTGCCCTGA